A portion of the Bacteroides faecium genome contains these proteins:
- a CDS encoding DUF349 domain-containing protein, translating into MMDAHDTNQPLNQGELEEEKKTAEVSEPITETPTEKVTAEVQPEAAPKPATKEDVLNLLKELAQDAENANKQEIDNLKQSFYKLHNAELEAAKKEFTDNGGAVEDFVPQEDPTEEDFKRLMGVIKDRRSKLVAEQERQKEENLQVKLSIIEELKELVESGDDANKSYTEFKKLQQQWNETKLVPQGKVNELWKNYQLYVEKFYDLLKLNNEFREYDFKKNLEIKTHLCEAAEKLADEEDVVSAFHQLQKLHQEFRDTGPVTKELRDEIWNRFKAASTAVNRRHQQHFESLKEVEQHNLDQKTVICEIVEAIEYAELKTFSAWENKTQEVIALQNKWKTIGFAPQKMNVKIFERFRHACDDFFKKKGEFFKSLKEGMNENLEKKKALCEQAEALKDSTDWKATADALTKLQREWKTIGPVSKKHSDAVWKRFISACDYFFEQKNKATSSQRSVEIENMEKKKALIEKLSAIDENMDTEEANTLVRDLMKEWNSIGHVPFKEKDRLYKQYHTVIDQLFDRFNINASNKKLSNFRSNISNIQGGGSQSLYREREKLMRAYENMKNELQTYENNLGFLTSTSKKGSSLLTELNRKVDKLKADLELVLQKIKVIDESIKAEE; encoded by the coding sequence ATGATGGACGCTCATGACACTAATCAACCCTTGAACCAAGGGGAATTAGAAGAAGAAAAGAAAACAGCCGAGGTTTCTGAACCTATTACAGAGACTCCGACTGAAAAAGTTACTGCCGAAGTTCAACCTGAAGCAGCTCCTAAACCTGCCACGAAGGAAGATGTACTAAACCTGTTGAAAGAGCTTGCGCAAGATGCTGAGAATGCGAACAAGCAGGAAATTGACAATCTGAAACAATCATTCTACAAGTTACATAATGCCGAGCTGGAAGCTGCCAAAAAGGAGTTTACAGACAACGGTGGCGCGGTTGAGGACTTTGTTCCGCAAGAAGATCCGACAGAAGAAGATTTCAAGCGTCTGATGGGAGTCATCAAAGACAGGCGAAGCAAACTGGTTGCCGAGCAGGAACGACAGAAGGAAGAGAATCTGCAAGTTAAACTTTCCATTATCGAAGAACTGAAGGAGTTGGTGGAATCCGGAGACGATGCCAACAAGTCCTATACGGAATTCAAGAAGCTGCAACAGCAATGGAATGAGACGAAGTTGGTTCCGCAAGGCAAAGTGAATGAACTTTGGAAGAATTACCAATTATACGTAGAGAAGTTCTACGATTTGTTGAAACTGAATAACGAATTCCGCGAATATGACTTCAAGAAGAATCTGGAAATAAAGACACATCTCTGCGAAGCTGCCGAAAAGCTGGCTGACGAGGAAGATGTAGTCTCCGCTTTCCACCAGCTTCAGAAGCTACATCAGGAATTCCGTGATACAGGCCCGGTAACGAAAGAACTGCGCGATGAAATATGGAACCGATTCAAGGCTGCGTCTACGGCTGTCAACCGCCGTCACCAACAGCACTTCGAGTCCCTGAAGGAAGTGGAGCAGCATAACTTAGACCAAAAGACCGTTATCTGCGAAATCGTAGAAGCGATAGAGTATGCCGAACTGAAAACATTCTCTGCCTGGGAAAACAAGACACAGGAAGTGATTGCTTTACAGAACAAATGGAAGACCATCGGTTTTGCTCCTCAAAAGATGAATGTGAAGATTTTCGAACGTTTCCGCCATGCCTGCGATGATTTCTTCAAGAAAAAAGGAGAATTCTTCAAGAGCCTGAAAGAGGGAATGAACGAAAACCTGGAAAAAAAGAAAGCGCTCTGCGAACAAGCGGAAGCCCTGAAAGACAGCACCGATTGGAAAGCGACTGCGGACGCGTTGACCAAGCTCCAAAGAGAATGGAAAACGATTGGTCCGGTATCCAAGAAACATTCGGACGCTGTTTGGAAACGTTTCATCTCTGCATGCGACTATTTCTTTGAACAGAAGAACAAGGCCACTTCTTCCCAACGTTCCGTTGAAATAGAGAATATGGAGAAAAAGAAGGCATTGATTGAAAAGCTATCTGCCATCGACGAAAACATGGATACGGAAGAAGCCAACACACTCGTTCGTGATTTAATGAAAGAGTGGAATTCTATCGGTCATGTACCTTTCAAGGAAAAAGACAGACTGTACAAACAGTATCACACGGTCATCGACCAACTGTTTGACCGCTTCAACATCAACGCTTCCAACAAGAAGTTGAGCAATTTCCGTTCGAATATCAGCAACATACAAGGCGGCGGTTCCCAATCTCTGTACAGAGAACGTGAGAAGCTAATGCGTGCCTATGAGAATATGAAGAATGAACTTCAGACATATGAAAATAATCTGGGCTTCCTTACTTCCACTTCCAAGAAAGGCAGCAGCCTGCTGACTGAATTAAACCGTAAGGTGGATAAATTGAAAGCTGATTTGGAATTGGTATTGCAGAAAATCAAGGTAATTGATGAATCTATAAAGGCGGAAGAATAA
- the rsmA gene encoding 16S rRNA (adenine(1518)-N(6)/adenine(1519)-N(6))-dimethyltransferase RsmA, producing the protein MKLVKPKKFLGQHFLKDLKVAQDIADTVDTFPELPVLEVGPGMGVLTQFLVKKDRLVKVVEVDYESVAYLREAYPSLEDHIIEDDFLKMNLNRLFDGKPFVLTGNYPYNISSQIFFKMLDNKDIIPCCTGMIQKEVAERIAAGPGSKTYGILSVLIQAWYKVEYLFTVSEHVFNPPPKVKSAVIRMTRNETKELGCDPKLFKQVVKTTFNQRRKTLRNSIKPILGKDCPLTEDILFNKRPEQLSVEEFIDLTNKVEQALTLL; encoded by the coding sequence ATGAAATTAGTAAAGCCTAAAAAGTTTCTCGGACAGCACTTTCTGAAAGATTTGAAAGTTGCGCAGGATATTGCCGATACAGTCGACACTTTCCCCGAATTGCCTGTTCTCGAAGTAGGACCGGGCATGGGAGTACTGACTCAGTTTCTGGTGAAAAAAGACCGGTTGGTGAAAGTCGTAGAAGTTGACTATGAATCGGTTGCCTATCTCCGCGAAGCCTATCCGTCACTGGAAGACCATATCATCGAAGATGATTTTCTGAAGATGAATCTCAACCGATTGTTCGACGGCAAGCCTTTCGTACTGACCGGCAATTACCCGTATAATATCTCCAGCCAGATTTTTTTCAAGATGCTGGATAATAAGGATATCATACCTTGTTGCACAGGAATGATTCAGAAAGAAGTGGCGGAACGTATCGCTGCCGGACCGGGCAGCAAGACATACGGCATCCTTAGCGTACTGATACAGGCATGGTACAAAGTGGAATATCTGTTCACAGTGAGCGAGCATGTATTCAATCCGCCCCCAAAAGTAAAAAGCGCCGTTATCCGAATGACACGCAACGAGACGAAAGAGTTGGGATGCGACCCGAAACTGTTCAAGCAAGTGGTGAAAACGACTTTCAACCAACGCCGCAAGACATTGCGCAACTCCATCAAGCCGATTTTAGGAAAAGACTGTCCACTGACAGAGGACATCTTATTCAATAAACGCCCGGAACAATTATCGGTAGAAGAATTTATCGACCTGACCAACAAAGTGGAACAAGCATTAACACTTTTGTAA
- a CDS encoding DUF1349 domain-containing protein produces MKRISYLVLLFLWILPASAQNQSESAFFDILDKRVSTIPHNLVLHNRPVDYKIEKDRISITAAGKTNLFNSPSGKSKVTNAPLILFEPEADFTMSARVTGKLKSVYDVAALVIYQDDDVWAKFCYENSVNLQPTIVSVVTRTFSDDCNSMPTGGYAYMAVVKRGSEYSFFYSSDNKNWLMVRNFNLETKGKVKVGFAAHGSRGDGFTGIFSEIKYQPKALDDMRMLSLE; encoded by the coding sequence ATGAAAAGAATCAGCTACCTTGTCTTACTCTTCCTTTGGATTCTCCCTGCGTCGGCACAGAATCAGTCCGAATCCGCTTTTTTCGACATTCTTGATAAACGTGTTTCCACTATTCCCCACAATCTGGTTCTTCACAATCGCCCTGTCGATTATAAAATAGAAAAAGACCGGATTAGTATAACTGCGGCGGGGAAGACAAACCTATTCAACAGTCCTTCCGGGAAATCGAAAGTTACGAACGCTCCGCTTATCCTGTTTGAACCGGAAGCGGACTTTACAATGAGCGCACGGGTTACAGGTAAATTAAAGTCTGTTTATGATGTAGCCGCTCTTGTGATTTATCAGGATGATGACGTTTGGGCGAAGTTTTGCTATGAGAACTCGGTCAATCTCCAGCCGACAATCGTCTCGGTCGTTACCCGTACTTTTTCCGATGATTGTAATTCCATGCCGACAGGCGGTTACGCATACATGGCGGTAGTGAAGCGTGGCTCGGAATACTCATTCTTCTATTCCTCTGATAATAAAAACTGGTTGATGGTGAGGAATTTCAACCTGGAAACGAAAGGAAAAGTCAAAGTCGGTTTTGCGGCACACGGCTCTCGTGGAGACGGCTTTACAGGAATATTCAGCGAGATAAAATATCAGCCGAAAGCCTTGGACGATATGCGAATGTTGTCTTTGGAATGA
- a CDS encoding aminoacyl-histidine dipeptidase has protein sequence MSTILSLAPQNVWKHFYSLTQIPRPSGHMEKVTDFLINFGKGLGLESFVDEAGNVIIRKPATPGMENRKGVILQAHMDMVPQKNNDTVHDFEKDPIETYIDGDWVKAKGTTLGADNGLGVAAIMAVLEAKDLKHGPLEALITKDEETGMFGAFGLKPGTVNGEILLNLDSEDEGELYIGCAGGMDVTATLEYKEVAPEAGDIAVQVILKGLRGGHSGLEINEGRANANKLLVRFIREAVASYEARLASWEGGNMRNAIPREAHAIVTIPAENEEELLGLVKYCEDLFNEEYSAIETPISFTAERVELPAGQVPEEIQDNLIDAIFACQNGVTRMIPTVPDTVETSSNLAIITIGEGKAAIKILARSSSDSMKEYLTTSLESCFSMAGMKVEMTGGYSGWQPDVNSPILHAMKASYKQQFGVEPAVKVIHAGLECGIIGAIIPGLDMISFGPTLRSPHSPDERALIPTVQKFYDFLVATLEQTPMK, from the coding sequence ATGAGCACAATTCTTTCTTTAGCTCCACAGAACGTGTGGAAGCATTTTTATTCGTTGACTCAGATTCCTCGTCCGTCAGGGCATATGGAAAAAGTGACTGACTTCCTGATTAATTTCGGAAAAGGCTTGGGATTGGAATCTTTTGTTGACGAAGCAGGCAACGTGATTATCCGCAAACCCGCAACTCCGGGCATGGAAAACCGGAAAGGTGTTATTCTTCAGGCGCATATGGATATGGTTCCTCAGAAGAACAACGATACAGTGCACGATTTTGAAAAAGACCCCATTGAAACGTATATAGATGGTGACTGGGTGAAAGCGAAAGGTACTACCCTGGGCGCTGACAACGGACTTGGCGTAGCCGCCATCATGGCCGTACTGGAAGCCAAAGACCTGAAACACGGACCATTGGAAGCCCTCATTACCAAAGACGAAGAAACCGGAATGTTTGGTGCATTCGGATTGAAACCGGGTACGGTGAATGGGGAAATTCTTCTGAATCTCGACTCGGAAGACGAAGGCGAATTGTATATCGGTTGTGCCGGCGGTATGGACGTCACTGCTACATTGGAATATAAGGAAGTGGCTCCCGAAGCAGGCGACATCGCTGTACAAGTTATATTGAAAGGCTTGCGTGGCGGACATTCCGGATTGGAAATCAATGAAGGCCGTGCCAATGCCAATAAATTGCTGGTTCGCTTTATCCGTGAAGCTGTTGCCAGTTATGAAGCTCGTCTGGCTAGCTGGGAAGGTGGCAATATGCGAAATGCCATTCCACGTGAAGCACACGCCATCGTTACTATCCCTGCTGAGAACGAAGAAGAATTGCTGGGCTTGGTGAAATACTGCGAAGACCTGTTCAATGAAGAATATTCGGCTATCGAAACTCCAATCAGTTTCACGGCGGAGCGTGTGGAACTTCCGGCAGGTCAAGTGCCCGAAGAGATTCAGGATAACTTGATTGATGCCATCTTTGCTTGTCAGAATGGCGTGACGCGTATGATTCCTACTGTACCTGATACAGTGGAAACTTCTTCCAATCTTGCTATAATAACGATTGGTGAAGGCAAGGCGGCTATTAAGATTTTGGCTCGTAGCTCCAGTGATAGCATGAAGGAGTATCTGACTACCAGCCTTGAGTCTTGCTTCTCTATGGCAGGAATGAAGGTAGAGATGACAGGCGGCTATTCCGGTTGGCAGCCCGATGTTAATTCACCGATTCTGCATGCGATGAAAGCATCTTATAAACAGCAGTTTGGAGTAGAACCCGCAGTGAAAGTTATCCATGCGGGTTTGGAATGCGGTATTATTGGTGCTATCATTCCGGGATTGGATATGATTTCTTTCGGTCCTACATTGCGCTCGCCGCACTCACCGGACGAAAGAGCATTGATTCCTACCGTACAGAAGTTCTATGACTTCCTCGTAGCTACTTTGGAACAGACTCCAATGAAATAA
- the mgtE gene encoding magnesium transporter, whose amino-acid sequence MNEEYIDNVKHLIEQKEGDKVKALLIDLHPADIAELCNDLNPEEAKAVYRLLDNEVAADVLVEMDEDARRELLEMLPSETIAKRFVDYMDTDDAVDLMRELDEDKQEEVLSHIEDIEQAGDIVDLLKYDENTAGGLMGTEMVLVNENWSMPECLKEMRQQAEDLDEIYYVYVIDDDERLRGIFPLKKMITSPSVSKVKHVMQKDPTSVHVDTPIDEVVQAIEKYDLVAIPVVDSIGRLVGQITVDDVMDEVREQSERDYQLASGLSQDVETDDNVLKQTTARLPWLLIGMIGGIGNSMILGNFDSTFAAHPEMALYIPLIGGTGGNVGTQSSAIIVQGLANSSLDAKDTFKQITKEAVVALINATIISLLVYTYNFIRFGATATVTYSVSISLFAVVMFASIFGTLVPMTLEKLKIDPAIATGPFIAITNDIIGMMLYMGITVLLS is encoded by the coding sequence ATGAACGAGGAATACATTGACAACGTAAAGCATCTTATCGAACAGAAAGAGGGAGATAAGGTAAAAGCACTTCTCATCGACCTTCATCCGGCCGACATCGCTGAACTATGCAATGACCTGAATCCGGAAGAAGCCAAGGCAGTCTATCGACTGCTCGATAACGAAGTAGCTGCCGACGTATTGGTCGAAATGGACGAGGATGCCCGTAGGGAGCTTCTCGAGATGCTTCCTTCGGAGACTATCGCCAAGCGTTTCGTCGACTACATGGATACGGACGATGCCGTAGACTTGATGCGTGAACTTGACGAGGACAAACAGGAAGAGGTTCTTTCGCACATTGAGGACATCGAACAGGCTGGAGATATTGTCGACTTGCTGAAGTATGACGAGAATACCGCCGGTGGTTTGATGGGTACAGAGATGGTACTTGTCAATGAGAACTGGAGTATGCCCGAATGTCTGAAAGAGATGCGTCAGCAAGCGGAAGATTTGGACGAAATCTATTATGTATATGTTATCGACGATGACGAACGCCTGCGTGGTATTTTTCCATTGAAGAAGATGATTACTTCTCCGTCTGTATCGAAAGTGAAACATGTGATGCAGAAGGACCCGACTTCAGTACATGTGGATACGCCTATTGACGAAGTGGTGCAGGCTATCGAAAAGTATGACTTGGTAGCTATCCCCGTTGTCGACAGTATCGGCAGGCTTGTCGGGCAAATCACCGTCGACGACGTCATGGACGAAGTCCGTGAACAGTCGGAACGTGATTACCAGTTGGCTTCCGGTCTTTCGCAGGACGTAGAAACCGATGATAACGTGCTCAAACAGACCACCGCACGTCTTCCGTGGCTGCTCATCGGTATGATTGGCGGAATCGGGAACTCCATGATATTAGGTAATTTCGACTCTACTTTCGCGGCTCATCCCGAGATGGCATTGTATATACCGCTCATCGGTGGTACGGGTGGAAATGTCGGTACACAATCTTCGGCCATTATCGTTCAGGGATTGGCTAACAGTTCGCTGGACGCTAAAGACACATTCAAACAAATCACGAAGGAAGCAGTGGTGGCTTTAATCAATGCCACTATCATTTCGCTGTTGGTATATACTTACAACTTTATCCGGTTCGGCGCGACGGCTACGGTCACTTACTCCGTATCTATCAGCTTGTTTGCCGTGGTGATGTTTGCTTCTATTTTCGGGACACTGGTACCGATGACGCTTGAGAAATTAAAAATCGACCCTGCCATCGCGACAGGCCCCTTTATAGCCATTACAAATGACATCATCGGCATGATGTTGTACATGGGAATTACGGTTTTATTGTCATAA
- a CDS encoding lysylphosphatidylglycerol synthase transmembrane domain-containing protein, whose translation MEKLLKKTLKLILPVVLGGFILFWVYRGFDFTKAGDVLLHGTNWWWMLFSLLFGVFAQVFRGWRWRQTLEPLDAFPRRSDCVNAIFVSYAASLVIPRIGEVSRCGILAKYDNVSFAKSLGTVVTERLVDTLTILLITGITVLLQMPVFVTFLQQTGTKIPSLLHLLTSVWFYIVLFCFIGVVILLYYLRKTLFFYERVKGFVLNIWEGVMSLKSVRNIPLFIFYTLAIWACYFFHFYFTFYCFAFTAHLGVMAALVMFVSGTFAVIVPTPNGAGPWHFAVISMMMFYGVNEMDAGIFALIVHGIQTFLVVLLGIYGLAALPFANRHRE comes from the coding sequence ATGGAGAAACTATTAAAAAAGACGCTGAAGCTTATATTGCCGGTTGTTTTGGGCGGCTTTATTTTGTTTTGGGTATATCGTGGCTTTGATTTTACAAAGGCGGGCGATGTATTGCTGCATGGCACAAACTGGTGGTGGATGCTTTTTTCGCTGTTGTTCGGAGTCTTTGCCCAGGTGTTTCGTGGTTGGCGGTGGCGGCAGACACTGGAGCCGCTGGATGCTTTTCCGCGGAGAAGTGATTGTGTGAATGCCATCTTTGTCTCCTATGCTGCCAGTCTGGTCATCCCCAGGATTGGTGAAGTGAGCCGTTGCGGTATATTAGCCAAATACGATAATGTATCATTCGCCAAATCACTGGGTACGGTAGTTACCGAACGGCTGGTCGATACACTGACAATCCTTCTGATAACAGGAATTACCGTATTGCTGCAAATGCCGGTATTTGTCACTTTCCTTCAACAGACGGGTACAAAGATTCCTTCTCTGCTTCATCTCCTGACATCTGTTTGGTTCTATATTGTCCTGTTCTGCTTCATCGGAGTAGTGATACTTCTTTATTATTTGAGGAAGACACTGTTTTTTTATGAAAGAGTGAAAGGTTTTGTACTCAATATTTGGGAAGGCGTCATGTCATTGAAAAGTGTGCGCAATATTCCCCTCTTCATATTCTATACATTAGCTATCTGGGCGTGTTACTTTTTCCATTTCTATTTTACGTTCTACTGTTTTGCTTTCACTGCTCACTTGGGTGTGATGGCAGCATTAGTCATGTTTGTAAGCGGTACATTTGCGGTAATTGTACCTACGCCCAATGGAGCAGGTCCGTGGCACTTCGCCGTCATTTCCATGATGATGTTTTATGGAGTAAATGAGATGGATGCCGGAATATTTGCCCTTATTGTGCACGGCATTCAAACCTTCCTGGTCGTTTTGCTGGGCATCTATGGTTTGGCAGCGCTGCCGTTTGCCAATAGACATCGGGAGTGA